One Luoshenia tenuis genomic region harbors:
- a CDS encoding sugar phosphate isomerase/epimerase family protein: MKMKFGICTPSKNYEAAAKIGYDFIELPGTELALMSAGEFAALRARVQETGLPVISLNAIFTPEQKILGPQPTPWAELCAFFGTMVRRAGLLGVRQFGIGGGFARDIPEGFDRAAAAAQYIAFVRLLSDMAQKAGIGVSIEYLRAAETNFITDFDQAKAMHDAVDRANVGLLVDAYHSAFDVAPGNVLRAGARLWHCHVACPEGRYWPRREDGTDYAPFLRAIEQNGRPGRVSIEGNAPGEFEPAAAEALAVLKAAARQ, translated from the coding sequence ATGAAAATGAAATTTGGCATCTGTACGCCATCTAAGAATTATGAGGCGGCGGCTAAAATCGGCTATGATTTTATCGAGCTGCCGGGCACGGAGCTTGCGCTGATGTCCGCCGGGGAGTTTGCAGCCCTGCGCGCACGCGTTCAGGAGACAGGATTGCCGGTAATCAGCCTCAACGCGATCTTTACCCCGGAGCAGAAGATCCTGGGGCCGCAGCCTACGCCCTGGGCGGAGCTGTGCGCGTTTTTCGGCACGATGGTACGCCGCGCCGGGCTGCTGGGCGTCAGACAATTTGGCATCGGCGGCGGCTTTGCGCGGGATATCCCCGAGGGGTTTGACCGGGCAGCGGCCGCGGCGCAGTATATCGCCTTTGTGCGGCTGCTCTCGGATATGGCGCAAAAGGCCGGCATTGGGGTGAGCATCGAATACCTGCGTGCTGCCGAGACCAATTTCATCACCGATTTTGACCAGGCTAAAGCCATGCACGATGCGGTGGACCGCGCCAACGTGGGCCTGCTGGTAGACGCCTACCATAGCGCGTTTGACGTGGCGCCGGGCAATGTGCTGCGCGCTGGCGCGCGGCTGTGGCACTGCCATGTGGCCTGCCCGGAGGGGCGCTATTGGCCCCGGCGGGAGGATGGGACGGATTACGCCCCCTTCCTTAGGGCGATCGAGCAAAACGGCCGGCCGGGCCGGGTCAGCATTGAGGGTAACGCGCCGGGCGAATTTGAGCCCGCGGCCGCGGAGGCGCTGGCTGTTTTAAAGGCGGCGGCGCGGCAGTAG
- a CDS encoding Tim44 domain-containing protein gives MKKPTLRRLLAIGILTLALLSILPAFGLADAGNFHGEGDFSFDSSSGSSGDGLSGAAIDAISGGLSQLTRAVRQEDASASLAILWILIALFAGYYVFRFLGWYKRYKKENYLAPLPPSHHLSDALIQPLRKADPGFSKQDFLLQAGQRFLQIQRARQDKDLSTLRALTTEALFKHFSQEIAQDTRRHRTHHIEQTALLTNEITDYKQDATYDILTVRMQVRAIDYITQGTGDTVVAGSRTRQLYTTYEWTLIRSKMARTAARASQNLRRCPHCGAPVAGPGQARCAYCDSRLQNSQADWRFASYTICAVSQKGGA, from the coding sequence ATGAAAAAACCGACTTTGCGCCGCCTGCTCGCCATCGGGATACTTACCCTGGCGCTGCTCTCCATATTACCCGCATTCGGGTTAGCTGATGCAGGCAATTTCCATGGAGAAGGCGATTTTTCCTTTGACTCTAGCAGCGGTTCATCCGGTGACGGTCTTAGCGGAGCTGCCATTGACGCCATCAGCGGCGGTCTCTCACAACTCACGCGGGCCGTGCGGCAAGAGGACGCCAGCGCTTCACTAGCCATCTTGTGGATCCTCATCGCCTTGTTTGCCGGATACTATGTGTTCCGTTTTCTCGGATGGTACAAGCGGTATAAAAAGGAAAACTACCTGGCGCCTTTGCCGCCCTCCCATCACCTGTCCGATGCGCTGATACAGCCGCTGCGCAAGGCCGACCCAGGGTTTTCCAAGCAGGACTTCTTGCTGCAGGCAGGACAAAGATTCCTTCAAATACAGCGCGCCCGGCAGGATAAGGACCTGTCTACCCTTCGGGCTTTGACCACTGAGGCGCTGTTTAAACACTTCAGCCAGGAGATTGCGCAGGATACCCGCCGCCATCGTACCCATCACATCGAGCAGACGGCCCTCCTGACAAATGAGATCACAGATTACAAGCAGGACGCGACATACGATATTTTGACCGTGCGGATGCAGGTGCGCGCAATCGACTATATCACCCAGGGGACGGGGGACACCGTGGTGGCCGGTAGCCGCACCCGGCAGCTATACACCACTTATGAATGGACGCTGATCCGCTCTAAAATGGCGCGCACGGCTGCCCGCGCCAGCCAAAATCTACGGCGTTGCCCCCATTGCGGCGCGCCGGTGGCCGGGCCGGGGCAAGCGCGCTGTGCCTATTGCGATAGCAGGTTACAGAATTCCCAGGCGGATTGGCGCTTTGCCTCTTATACCATCTGCGCGGTATCTCAAAAGGGCGGCGCTTAG
- a CDS encoding TIM44-like domain-containing protein has product MERWQRKIHPGLGRAFMGLLGGACVLAPAPRALAASADAAAAHAGSPVSAAGYLLLLLAIIGLILWLGRLYSRHLQARKAREHLPEKETPSPFARFCKKNPDFTQEELLGQAARIFALLAQAFGARDLTAIRPLVDDACYAQLERELSAYWAGPSVLSVTQITLLSCCVTGYFRQAGRDNFILRLSVAPTYAPAPEGMAYLEAQRVPRVDYQWTLGRPCRLQTIKGPQIQAQECPHCGAPLTPEQPGHCGYCGATLSSEIEWTVYKILRTP; this is encoded by the coding sequence TTGGAAAGGTGGCAGCGCAAAATACATCCCGGCCTGGGGCGGGCGTTTATGGGGCTTTTAGGGGGCGCATGCGTTCTGGCCCCTGCGCCACGGGCGCTCGCGGCCAGTGCGGACGCTGCTGCCGCCCACGCCGGCTCCCCCGTTTCCGCAGCGGGTTATCTGCTTTTGCTTTTGGCTATAATCGGCCTGATCCTGTGGCTGGGCAGGCTTTATAGCCGCCATCTGCAGGCCAGGAAAGCGCGCGAGCATCTGCCCGAAAAAGAAACACCGTCGCCTTTCGCGCGCTTTTGCAAGAAAAATCCCGATTTTACACAGGAAGAGCTGCTGGGGCAGGCTGCGCGGATCTTTGCGCTGCTGGCGCAGGCCTTCGGGGCGCGGGATCTCACCGCCATCCGCCCTCTGGTGGATGACGCCTGCTATGCCCAGCTCGAAAGGGAGCTGTCCGCATACTGGGCCGGTCCGTCTGTCTTGTCCGTGACCCAGATCACGCTCCTATCCTGCTGCGTTACCGGTTATTTCCGCCAGGCGGGGCGCGATAACTTCATCCTACGCCTGTCCGTTGCGCCGACCTATGCCCCTGCGCCTGAGGGCATGGCCTATTTGGAAGCGCAGCGCGTCCCGCGTGTGGACTATCAGTGGACGCTCGGCCGCCCCTGCCGCCTTCAAACCATCAAGGGTCCTCAAATACAAGCGCAGGAATGCCCCCATTGCGGCGCGCCGCTTACCCCGGAGCAGCCAGGGCATTGCGGCTATTGCGGCGCCACTCTATCGTCAGAAATAGAATGGACGGTGTACAAGATCCTTCGCACGCCTTAA
- a CDS encoding TIM44-like domain-containing protein, protein MKKQKLFRILIALTLAAALLCALPALGLADAGNFAGGSDYGGSSGGGSDWGGSSSSSWSSGGSYSGGGSFSPFSILVLVVIVVVYLIIKSTRKKKGTSSVSFNAGNTPRPLADNLLAPLRQADPNFSKEALLERVGNMYVQMQQAWEQKQWAPIRMLMTDALFGQFNRQIDEYIQKQQTNHVERIAVLSTEITGYRQDAVNDVLTIRIMTRIIDYVTDDRTGAVVSGSKTKELFMTYEWTLIRSKGVQTPKQIGVRMTECPNCGAPVNVNQSGQCEYCSSVLTSGEYDWVISAIRGISQQSR, encoded by the coding sequence ATGAAAAAGCAAAAACTCTTCCGCATCCTGATCGCCTTGACCCTGGCCGCGGCGCTGCTGTGCGCCCTGCCGGCGCTGGGTTTGGCCGACGCGGGCAACTTCGCCGGCGGGAGCGATTACGGCGGCAGCTCGGGCGGCGGTTCCGACTGGGGCGGTTCCAGTTCCAGCAGCTGGAGTTCGGGCGGCAGTTATTCGGGCGGCGGCTCATTCTCCCCGTTTAGCATCCTCGTGCTGGTTGTAATCGTGGTAGTCTACCTAATCATTAAAAGTACCCGTAAAAAGAAGGGAACCTCCAGCGTCTCCTTTAATGCAGGCAATACGCCGCGGCCGCTGGCCGATAACCTGCTGGCTCCGCTGCGCCAGGCCGACCCCAATTTCTCTAAAGAGGCGCTGCTCGAGCGGGTGGGCAACATGTACGTGCAGATGCAGCAGGCCTGGGAGCAAAAGCAGTGGGCTCCGATCCGCATGCTGATGACCGATGCGCTGTTTGGCCAGTTTAACCGCCAGATCGACGAGTACATCCAAAAACAGCAGACCAACCATGTCGAGCGCATCGCGGTGCTCTCCACCGAGATCACCGGTTACCGGCAGGATGCGGTAAACGATGTGCTGACCATCCGCATCATGACCCGTATCATCGATTATGTGACCGACGATCGCACCGGCGCGGTGGTCAGCGGCAGCAAGACCAAGGAACTGTTTATGACCTATGAGTGGACCCTGATCCGCTCCAAGGGCGTGCAAACGCCCAAGCAGATCGGCGTGCGGATGACCGAGTGCCCCAACTGCGGCGCGCCGGTAAACGTCAACCAGTCCGGCCAGTGCGAATACTGCTCCAGCGTATTGACCTCGGGCGAGTACGATTGGGTGATCTCCGCCATCCGCGGCATCTCCCAACAGAGCCGGTAA
- a CDS encoding TIM44-like domain-containing protein translates to MRKRHWARALTAAILAGLLLLSIPALGLADAGNFAGSSDYGGSSGWSGGGSSGSSGWSGGSSSGNSSWSSSGGSSSWYSDSSDSYRYSSQDDSPSYNAGSASHSTKKSPHPPADPGIMLIIIFLLGLIALGLYLLFRIIPPANRKEAPPPDPVRPAPIYAVSDFQLSPLRQRDPGFTRQAFAKRVGEMYVQMQQAWQAKQWAPMRALMTDALFSQFNRQMQEYINRHRTNFVEGIRVLSVEITDYRQDAVNDVLTVLLETRIIDYVTDDDTGALISGSRDKELFMTYEWTLVRSKLAKTRQADEAEWTQCPNCGAPVSLSQSGQCEYCGSVLTSGAYDWVISAIRGISQRSR, encoded by the coding sequence ATGCGCAAAAGGCATTGGGCCCGGGCGCTGACCGCCGCGATTTTAGCCGGGCTGCTTTTGCTATCCATCCCCGCGCTGGGGCTGGCCGATGCGGGCAACTTTGCCGGCAGCAGCGATTACGGCGGCAGCTCCGGCTGGAGCGGCGGCGGCAGCTCCGGCAGTTCCGGTTGGAGCGGCGGCAGCAGTTCGGGCAATTCCAGTTGGAGCAGTTCAGGAGGCTCCAGCAGCTGGTATAGCGATAGTTCAGATAGTTATCGGTACAGCAGCCAGGATGATAGCCCCAGTTACAACGCTGGCAGCGCGTCCCATAGCACCAAAAAGTCTCCCCATCCTCCCGCCGATCCGGGAATCATGTTGATCATTATATTCCTACTTGGGCTGATCGCTCTTGGGCTCTATCTATTATTCAGGATTATTCCGCCGGCTAACCGAAAGGAAGCTCCGCCGCCGGACCCCGTCCGCCCGGCGCCTATCTACGCGGTATCGGATTTTCAGCTCTCTCCGCTGCGCCAGCGCGACCCCGGGTTCACCCGGCAGGCCTTTGCCAAGCGGGTGGGCGAAATGTACGTGCAGATGCAGCAGGCCTGGCAGGCCAAGCAGTGGGCGCCCATGCGCGCTTTGATGACCGATGCGCTGTTTAGCCAGTTTAACCGCCAGATGCAAGAATACATCAACCGGCACCGCACCAACTTCGTGGAAGGCATTCGCGTGCTGTCGGTGGAGATCACAGATTATCGCCAGGACGCGGTGAACGATGTTTTGACCGTGCTTCTTGAAACCCGCATCATCGATTATGTGACCGACGACGATACCGGGGCGTTGATCAGCGGCAGCCGGGATAAAGAGCTGTTTATGACCTATGAATGGACGCTGGTCCGCTCCAAGCTGGCCAAGACCCGCCAGGCAGACGAGGCCGAATGGACCCAGTGCCCCAACTGCGGCGCGCCGGTATCCCTCAGCCAATCCGGCCAGTGCGAATATTGCGGCAGCGTGTTGACCAGCGGCGCCTACGATTGGGTGATCTCCGCCATCCGCGGCATCTCCCAGCGCAGCCGTTGA
- a CDS encoding HD domain-containing protein, with protein MAEHSLSRAELLRIFPLLSRIGDARLTEQIIAVWQDAFADCLWPRLEDACFNPEAHPFRLVDHINAATQGALAVAQAMEEYQGIALDHDRIIALGYLHDVSKILEFEPGPDGTPRKSEIGRLIQHGAMGAFYARKHGMALEYIHLILTHTPQSKMAPVYKEAWLFSHIDLADAQIVDSFHEA; from the coding sequence TTGGCTGAACATTCGCTTTCGCGCGCGGAGCTGCTGCGCATTTTCCCTTTACTAAGCCGCATTGGCGATGCCCGCCTGACCGAGCAGATCATCGCCGTCTGGCAGGATGCCTTTGCCGATTGCCTATGGCCGCGCCTGGAGGACGCCTGCTTTAATCCCGAGGCGCATCCTTTCCGGCTGGTGGATCATATCAACGCAGCCACCCAGGGCGCCCTGGCCGTAGCGCAGGCCATGGAAGAATATCAGGGCATCGCGCTGGATCACGACCGGATCATCGCCCTTGGATACCTGCACGATGTAAGCAAGATCCTGGAGTTTGAGCCCGGGCCGGATGGCACGCCCCGCAAAAGCGAGATAGGCCGCCTGATCCAGCACGGGGCGATGGGTGCCTTTTACGCCCGCAAGCACGGCATGGCGCTGGAATACATCCATTTGATCTTGACCCATACCCCGCAAAGTAAGATGGCCCCCGTCTATAAAGAGGCGTGGCTCTTTTCACACATCGACCTGGCGGATGCCCAGATCGTGGATTCTTTCCACGAGGCCTAA
- a CDS encoding sugar phosphate isomerase/epimerase family protein: MDASMYRYFKPGLIHFMAYPKCMGGTDESIVETVRAIARDDYFTAIELSWIKDDAARAQVKKIVTDAGLTVRYGAQPRLLTTGLNINDVDEAGRLKALKTLKEGIDEAYELGAKGFAFLSGKYTEENKDAAYDALVRSTRELCAYAAQKDGMRVALEVFDYDVDKCSLIGPADLAAKFAAEVRETCPNFGLMVDLSHLPLLHESARESLLPVKDYIIHAHLGNAVDPKLDRAAPGYGDQHPRFGFPGGCNGVPEMVEFLRVLLEIGFLNTENPPVVSFEVKPFGDEEPELVIANAKRTLNEAWAAL; this comes from the coding sequence ATGGACGCTTCGATGTACCGATATTTTAAACCCGGCCTGATTCACTTTATGGCCTATCCCAAATGTATGGGCGGGACGGATGAGAGCATTGTTGAAACGGTGCGCGCCATCGCCCGGGACGATTATTTTACCGCTATCGAGCTGAGCTGGATCAAGGACGACGCGGCGCGCGCCCAGGTCAAAAAGATTGTGACCGACGCGGGGCTTACGGTGCGCTACGGGGCCCAGCCCCGGCTTTTGACCACGGGGCTGAACATTAACGATGTGGATGAGGCGGGCCGGCTGAAGGCGCTTAAGACCTTGAAGGAGGGGATTGACGAGGCCTATGAGCTGGGCGCCAAGGGCTTTGCCTTTTTGAGTGGGAAGTATACCGAGGAAAATAAGGACGCGGCCTATGACGCGCTGGTGCGCTCCACCCGCGAACTGTGCGCATACGCGGCCCAGAAGGATGGTATGCGCGTGGCGCTGGAAGTGTTCGACTATGATGTGGACAAGTGCAGCCTGATCGGCCCGGCGGACCTGGCGGCAAAGTTTGCAGCCGAGGTACGCGAAACCTGCCCCAACTTTGGGCTGATGGTGGACCTAAGCCACCTGCCGCTGCTGCACGAGAGCGCCAGGGAATCCCTGCTGCCGGTGAAGGATTATATCATCCATGCCCACCTGGGCAACGCGGTAGATCCCAAGCTGGACCGCGCCGCCCCGGGTTATGGGGATCAGCACCCCCGCTTTGGCTTCCCGGGCGGGTGCAACGGCGTGCCCGAGATGGTGGAATTTTTGCGGGTGCTGCTGGAGATCGGCTTTTTGAATACCGAGAACCCGCCAGTGGTCAGCTTTGAGGTCAAACCCTTTGGGGATGAGGAGCCGGAGCTGGTGATCGCCAATGCCAAGCGGACGCTGAACGAAGCCTGGGCGGCCCTTTAA
- a CDS encoding 2-hydroxyacid dehydrogenase yields the protein MQPNIYVTRELPEKPMAALRKLGNVICNPEDRMLTHEELIKNVAGMDAVLCLLTDPIDEAVLKAAGPQCKIFANYAVGYNNIDITAATDCAIWVSNTPGVLTEATADIAWALLFACARRIVEGDRYMREGKFTGWAPKLFLGQDITGATLGVVGAGRIGGDFARKAKAFGMKVIYHNRRRDEALERDCDAEWVTLPELLQRSDYVSLHVPLTMETRHLIGEKELKMMKPTAILINTARGPVVDEKALAKALKEGTIWAAGLDVFENEPEYEMELRDLPNVTMMPHVASATIATRDRMGMMCVENIQAALSGKLPPNCLNPDARSL from the coding sequence ATGCAGCCGAACATTTATGTGACCCGGGAACTTCCGGAAAAGCCCATGGCGGCGCTGCGCAAGCTGGGCAACGTGATCTGCAACCCGGAGGACCGGATGCTGACCCATGAGGAATTAATAAAGAATGTGGCGGGGATGGACGCGGTGCTCTGCCTGCTGACCGACCCCATCGACGAGGCGGTGCTCAAGGCCGCAGGGCCCCAGTGCAAGATCTTTGCCAATTACGCGGTGGGCTATAACAACATCGACATTACCGCCGCTACGGATTGCGCGATCTGGGTGAGCAATACCCCGGGCGTGCTGACCGAGGCGACGGCGGATATCGCCTGGGCGCTGCTGTTTGCCTGCGCGCGGCGCATCGTCGAGGGGGACCGCTATATGCGCGAGGGGAAATTTACCGGCTGGGCGCCCAAGCTCTTTTTAGGGCAGGATATTACCGGCGCCACGCTGGGCGTGGTGGGCGCGGGCCGCATCGGCGGGGACTTTGCCCGCAAGGCCAAGGCCTTTGGCATGAAGGTGATCTACCATAACCGCAGGCGGGACGAAGCGCTGGAGCGGGATTGTGACGCGGAATGGGTCACGCTCCCGGAGCTGCTGCAGCGCTCGGACTATGTTTCCCTGCACGTGCCGCTGACCATGGAGACCCGGCATCTGATCGGCGAAAAAGAACTGAAGATGATGAAGCCCACGGCCATCCTCATCAATACAGCGCGGGGCCCGGTGGTGGATGAAAAGGCCCTGGCAAAGGCCCTGAAGGAGGGCACCATCTGGGCTGCCGGGCTGGATGTGTTTGAAAACGAGCCGGAATATGAGATGGAACTGCGGGACCTGCCCAATGTGACCATGATGCCCCATGTGGCCAGCGCCACCATCGCCACCCGCGACAGGATGGGCATGATGTGCGTAGAGAACATCCAAGCGGCCTTGAGCGGCAAGCTGCCGCCCAACTGCCTGAACCCCGATGCGCGCTCGCTTTAA
- a CDS encoding DUF1015 domain-containing protein — protein MTDSQNTARLRRVGICPPQVLLPEKQIDLSKWAVIACDQYTSQQDYWDKAADIVGGAPSALNLIFPEIYLERPDAAQRIERIHQAMASYLENGVLAAPRQGFIYIERQTAHAPLRRGLLAMIDLEKYDYNKGSTSPVRATEGTILSRIPPRQAVRRGAALELPHVMLLIDDPEHRVIEPLAAHKHELEVAYDTDLMLGGGHVTGFWVEGEEAYGRLADALEGLWQDIAAKCPEAPVLYAVGDGNHSLATAKACYEELKKALGEAALAHPARWAMVEINNVHDEGLTFGPINRVLFHTQPQERLAGLLARAKALGWQPDLTALAPEELWPAVCAADAAGEQALGVVADGVCGLIRLGNPGHPLEVGAIQQLLDETLQDGESLDYVHGIETTLTMGMQQGNMSFLLPAMDKHALFPAIEQAGALPRKTFSMGEADEKRFYLECRRITA, from the coding sequence TTGACGGATAGCCAGAATACGGCGCGGCTGCGGCGGGTAGGCATTTGCCCGCCGCAGGTTTTGTTGCCGGAAAAGCAGATCGACTTGAGTAAATGGGCGGTGATCGCCTGCGACCAGTATACCTCCCAGCAGGATTATTGGGATAAGGCGGCGGACATCGTGGGCGGCGCGCCCTCGGCGCTGAACCTGATCTTCCCCGAGATCTATTTGGAGCGGCCGGATGCCGCGCAGCGGATCGAGCGGATCCATCAGGCCATGGCCTCTTACCTGGAAAATGGCGTGCTGGCCGCGCCGAGGCAGGGCTTTATCTATATCGAGCGGCAGACCGCGCACGCGCCGCTGCGGCGGGGCCTGTTGGCCATGATCGATCTTGAAAAGTACGATTACAATAAAGGTTCAACTTCGCCGGTGCGGGCCACGGAGGGCACCATTTTATCGCGCATCCCGCCGCGCCAGGCGGTGCGCCGGGGCGCGGCGCTTGAACTGCCCCACGTGATGCTGCTGATCGACGACCCTGAGCACAGGGTCATCGAGCCACTGGCGGCGCATAAACATGAATTAGAAGTAGCCTACGATACCGACCTGATGCTGGGCGGAGGGCATGTGACCGGGTTTTGGGTAGAGGGGGAGGAGGCCTATGGACGCCTGGCCGACGCCCTGGAAGGGCTGTGGCAGGACATCGCCGCCAAGTGCCCGGAAGCGCCGGTGCTTTACGCCGTGGGGGACGGCAACCACTCCCTGGCGACGGCCAAGGCCTGCTATGAAGAACTGAAAAAGGCCCTGGGCGAGGCGGCGCTGGCCCACCCGGCTCGTTGGGCGATGGTGGAGATCAATAACGTGCATGACGAGGGGCTGACCTTTGGCCCCATCAATCGGGTATTGTTCCATACCCAGCCCCAGGAGCGGCTGGCGGGGCTGTTGGCCCGCGCCAAAGCCCTGGGCTGGCAGCCTGACCTTACGGCGCTGGCGCCTGAGGAACTGTGGCCGGCCGTTTGCGCGGCGGACGCGGCGGGCGAACAGGCCCTTGGCGTAGTAGCCGACGGCGTATGCGGGCTGATCCGTTTGGGGAACCCGGGCCATCCCCTGGAGGTGGGGGCCATCCAGCAGTTGCTGGATGAAACCCTGCAGGACGGTGAGAGCCTAGATTATGTGCATGGCATTGAAACCACCCTAACGATGGGGATGCAGCAGGGCAATATGAGCTTTTTACTGCCGGCCATGGATAAACACGCCCTGTTTCCGGCGATCGAGCAGGCGGGCGCCCTGCCGCGCAAGACTTTTTCCATGGGCGAGGCGGATGAAAAACGCTTTTATCTGGAGTGCCGCAGGATAACGGCTTGA
- a CDS encoding aspartate kinase: MGNKVVKFGGSSLADAGQFAKVREIIRADAARLFVVPSAPGKRFADDIKVTDMLYESQRLACAGEDFGPVFDRICQRYRGIARDLGLQCDLEGPLQKVREDLAAGADADYAASRGEFLNGILLADYLGYPFVDAAELIVFDEAGNFLPEETQKKASAVLKDYTCAVVPGFYGAKRDGTVKTFSRGGSDITGAIVARAIDAALYENWTDVSGFLMADPRIVKNPETIDYITYRELRELSYMGASVLHEEAIFPVRLAGIPINIKNTNAPDHPGTMIMDRFDEAARKHTVTGIAGHKGFTVITIEKEMMNTERGFGRKVLSVLEKFDISFEHMPSSIDTLSVVIADAQLGDNLDAILTSLHEAVSPDALEVSDNMALIATVGHGMVRQRGVAAKLFDALVGAGVNVRMIDQGSSEMNIIVGVESDDFDLAVRAIYQAFVTA, translated from the coding sequence ATGGGCAATAAGGTGGTCAAGTTCGGCGGCAGCTCGCTGGCGGACGCGGGGCAGTTTGCAAAGGTAAGGGAGATCATCCGGGCGGATGCGGCGCGTCTGTTCGTGGTGCCGTCCGCGCCGGGCAAGCGGTTTGCCGACGATATTAAGGTCACGGATATGCTGTATGAGTCTCAGCGGCTGGCCTGTGCCGGGGAGGACTTTGGGCCGGTGTTTGACCGGATCTGCCAGCGGTACAGGGGTATTGCCAGGGATCTGGGGCTGCAGTGCGACCTGGAAGGGCCGCTTCAAAAAGTGCGGGAAGACCTGGCCGCCGGGGCGGATGCGGATTATGCCGCCAGCCGGGGCGAGTTTTTAAACGGGATCCTGCTGGCGGACTATCTGGGCTATCCCTTTGTGGATGCGGCGGAGCTGATCGTATTTGACGAGGCGGGCAACTTCCTGCCGGAGGAGACCCAGAAAAAGGCCAGCGCGGTGCTCAAGGACTATACCTGCGCGGTGGTGCCCGGCTTTTACGGCGCCAAGCGGGATGGCACGGTCAAAACCTTTTCCAGGGGCGGCTCGGATATTACCGGGGCCATCGTGGCACGGGCCATCGATGCGGCGCTGTATGAGAACTGGACGGACGTTTCCGGCTTCTTGATGGCGGATCCTCGCATCGTGAAAAATCCGGAAACCATCGATTACATCACCTATCGCGAGCTGCGGGAGCTCAGCTACATGGGGGCCAGCGTGCTGCACGAGGAGGCCATCTTCCCCGTAAGGCTGGCGGGCATCCCCATCAATATTAAAAATACCAACGCGCCCGATCACCCCGGTACCATGATCATGGACCGGTTTGACGAGGCGGCCCGCAAGCATACAGTGACCGGCATTGCCGGGCACAAGGGCTTTACGGTCATCACCATTGAAAAAGAGATGATGAACACGGAGCGGGGCTTTGGCCGCAAGGTGCTCAGCGTATTGGAAAAATTCGATATCTCCTTTGAGCACATGCCCTCCTCCATCGATACCCTTTCGGTGGTGATCGCAGACGCGCAGCTGGGCGACAACCTGGATGCGATCCTGACCAGCCTGCACGAGGCGGTCTCGCCGGATGCGCTGGAGGTATCCGACAACATGGCGCTGATCGCCACCGTAGGCCACGGCATGGTGCGCCAGCGCGGCGTGGCGGCCAAGCTTTTTGACGCGCTGGTAGGGGCCGGCGTCAACGTAAGGATGATCGACCAGGGCTCTAGCGAAATGAATATCATCGTAGGCGTTGAAAGCGACGACTTTGACCTGGCCGTAAGGGCCATTTATCAGGCATTCGTAACCGCCTAA
- a CDS encoding AEC family transporter has protein sequence MGALIVSALQGVLPILLMIALGYGLAHYKWITEHTGHFLTELALKVAIPAMMVNNMNVYFTTESLREAGWGLLAPLLAIATSYGIGTLVSLAARIPKGRRGVFRAMFACANTVVIGLPVATALFGEEAVSPALFYFACNTLVFWTVGVMGIRRDGGGKFSFHLKDLKSIFSPALTSFIVMIALTFAGVRLPDFILDTAKSLGSMATPLCLIYTGFIIQSMGLKNLLHGWDRSSALVMAGRFVVTPLIVFTVLSAIRTPEIMRNVYMVQSGMPIMSQTPLVSKSYGSDAGFASRMVLATTVFSLIFVPVMRVILG, from the coding sequence ATGGGAGCGCTTATCGTATCCGCATTGCAGGGCGTATTGCCGATTTTGCTGATGATCGCCCTGGGCTATGGCCTTGCGCATTATAAATGGATCACGGAGCATACGGGGCATTTTTTGACCGAACTGGCGCTGAAGGTGGCCATCCCGGCGATGATGGTGAACAACATGAATGTGTACTTCACCACCGAGTCCCTGCGGGAGGCTGGCTGGGGCCTGTTGGCGCCGCTTTTGGCCATTGCCACATCTTACGGGATCGGCACGCTGGTATCCTTGGCGGCGCGTATCCCCAAGGGGCGGCGCGGCGTGTTTCGGGCCATGTTCGCCTGCGCGAATACGGTGGTGATCGGCCTGCCGGTGGCGACGGCCCTGTTCGGGGAGGAGGCCGTATCCCCCGCGCTCTTTTACTTTGCTTGCAACACGCTGGTCTTTTGGACGGTGGGCGTGATGGGGATCCGCCGGGACGGCGGGGGAAAATTCAGCTTTCACTTAAAGGATCTAAAGTCGATCTTCTCGCCTGCGCTGACCAGCTTTATCGTGATGATCGCCCTGACGTTTGCCGGGGTACGGCTGCCCGATTTTATCCTGGATACGGCAAAATCCCTGGGCAGCATGGCCACGCCCCTGTGCCTGATCTATACGGGCTTTATCATCCAAAGCATGGGGCTTAAAAACCTGCTGCACGGCTGGGACCGGTCCTCCGCCCTGGTGATGGCGGGGCGGTTTGTCGTGACGCCGCTGATCGTATTTACGGTATTGTCGGCCATCCGCACGCCGGAGATCATGCGCAACGTATATATGGTACAGTCCGGCATGCCGATCATGAGTCAGACCCCGCTGGTATCCAAGTCCTATGGCAGCGATGCGGGCTTTGCCAGCCGTATGGTGCTGGCGACCACGGTATTTAGCCTGATCTTTGTGCCGGTGATGCGGGTAATTCTGGGCTAA